The following coding sequences lie in one Heyndrickxia oleronia genomic window:
- the prfB gene encoding peptide chain release factor 2 (programmed frameshift) codes for MELFEIRSELENTAKKLADFRGSLDLENKEARIAELDERMLEPDFWNDQQGAQSIINEANGLKDMVNEYKDLLDIQENLELTHDLVKEENDPELFKELETELTNLVDRLNQFELQLLLSEPYDKNNAILELHPGAGGTESQDWGSMLLRMYTRWGEKKGFKVETLDYLPGDEAGIKSVTLLIKGHNAYGYLKAEKGVHRLVRISPFDSSGRRHTSFVSCEVMPEFDDEIEIEIRTEDIKIDTYRASGAGGQHINTTDSAVRITHIPTGVVVTCQSERSQIKNREQAMKMLKAKLYQREIEEKEKALAEIRGEQKEIGWGSQIRSYVFHPYSMVKDHRTNTEVGNVQAVMDGDLDNFINAYLRSRIS; via the exons ATGGAATTATTTGAAATAAGATCTGAACTTGAAAATACAGCTAAAAAACTAGCGGACTTTAGGGGGTCTCTT GACTTAGAAAACAAAGAGGCACGGATTGCAGAGCTCGATGAAAGAATGCTTGAACCAGATTTTTGGAATGATCAGCAAGGAGCACAATCAATAATTAATGAGGCAAATGGTCTCAAAGATATGGTTAATGAATATAAGGATCTACTTGATATACAAGAAAATCTCGAATTAACACATGACCTTGTGAAAGAAGAAAATGATCCTGAGCTGTTTAAAGAATTGGAAACAGAATTAACGAATTTAGTTGACCGTTTGAATCAATTTGAGCTTCAGCTATTACTAAGTGAACCATATGATAAAAATAATGCGATATTAGAGCTTCATCCAGGTGCCGGAGGGACAGAATCACAGGATTGGGGTTCTATGCTTCTTCGTATGTATACCCGCTGGGGAGAGAAAAAAGGCTTTAAAGTGGAAACATTGGATTACTTACCTGGTGATGAAGCAGGTATTAAAAGTGTCACATTATTAATAAAAGGACATAATGCTTATGGTTATTTGAAAGCGGAAAAAGGAGTCCATCGCCTTGTAAGGATTTCTCCTTTCGATTCGTCTGGACGTCGCCATACATCATTTGTGTCCTGTGAAGTAATGCCCGAATTTGACGATGAAATCGAAATCGAAATTCGTACGGAAGATATTAAAATTGATACGTATCGTGCGAGCGGTGCTGGAGGACAGCACATTAACACTACTGATTCGGCTGTACGTATAACACATATTCCTACAGGAGTAGTTGTTACATGTCAATCTGAACGTTCACAAATTAAAAACCGTGAGCAAGCAATGAAAATGCTAAAAGCAAAATTATATCAACGCGAGATTGAAGAAAAAGAAAAAGCACTTGCAGAAATTCGTGGTGAGCAAAAAGAAATTGGTTGGGGAAGTCAAATTAGATCCTATGTTTTCCATCCATATTCAATGGTGAAGGATCATCGTACGAACACAGAGGTTGGTAATGTTCAGGCAGTTATGGACGGAGATCTTGATAATTTCATCAATGCTTATTTACGTTCACGTATATCTTAA
- the secA gene encoding preprotein translocase subunit SecA, with the protein MVAFLEKVFDANKREIKRLDKMAQQIEELASDMEKLSDDQLREKTEEFKQRYQNGETLDDLLTEAFAVVREGARRVLGLYPYHVQLMGGISLHEGNISEMKTGEGKTLTATMPVYLNALSGKGVHVVTVNEYLASRDATEMGELYEFLGLTVGLNLNSMSSEEKQEAYAADITYGTNNELGFDYLRDNMVLYKEQRVQRPLHFAVIDEVDSILIDEARTPLIISGQAQKSTSLYIQANAFVRTLKKEEDYTYDEKTKSVQLTEEGMNKAERAFGIENLFDISHVTLNHHINQALKANVSMHLDVDYVVQDGEIVIVDQFTGRMMKGRRFSDGLHQAIEAKEAVEIQNESMTMATITFQNYFRMYEKLAGMTGTAKTEEEEFRNIYNMRVIVIPTNKPIARDDRPDLIYASMEGKFRAVVEDIHERHKKGQPILVGTVAIETSELISKLLTKKGIRHNVLNAKNHEREAEIIAEAGQKGAVTIATNMAGRGTDIKLGEGIKELGGLAVIGTERHESRRIDNQLRGRSGRQGDPGVTQFYLSMEDELMRRFGSDNMKNMMQRLGMDDSQPIQSKMVSRAVESAQKRVEGNNFDSRKQLLQYDDVLRQQREIIYNQRNEVLNSEDLREIVEKMILSVIERNVQLYTPSNEDEDNWNLQGIIDFVNANLLQEGDITIEQLRRKDPEEMVDLIMEKVKARYDEKEESLTPEQMREFEKVILLRAVDSKWIDHIDAMDHLRQGIHLRAYGQVDPLREYQSEGFAMFENMVAAIEDDTARYVMKAEIRNNLQREEVAKGQAVNPKEDGETVKKKPIKKTVNVGRNDPCPCGSGKKYKQCHGKNA; encoded by the coding sequence ATGGTTGCTTTTTTAGAAAAAGTTTTTGATGCAAATAAACGTGAAATCAAACGTCTTGATAAGATGGCACAACAAATTGAAGAGTTAGCCTCCGATATGGAAAAGCTGTCAGATGACCAACTAAGAGAAAAAACAGAAGAATTTAAACAACGCTATCAAAACGGAGAAACATTAGATGATTTATTAACTGAAGCCTTTGCTGTAGTTCGTGAAGGTGCACGTCGTGTGCTTGGACTTTATCCATACCATGTGCAATTAATGGGAGGGATTTCCTTACATGAAGGAAATATCTCTGAGATGAAGACAGGGGAAGGTAAAACCTTAACTGCAACAATGCCTGTTTATTTAAATGCTCTATCTGGAAAAGGAGTCCACGTTGTAACCGTGAACGAATATTTAGCGAGCCGTGATGCTACTGAGATGGGTGAATTATATGAATTCCTAGGATTAACGGTTGGCTTAAACCTGAACAGTATGTCAAGTGAAGAAAAGCAAGAAGCCTATGCAGCAGATATTACGTATGGTACTAATAATGAATTAGGCTTTGATTATCTGCGTGATAATATGGTTCTTTATAAAGAGCAGCGTGTACAGCGTCCATTGCATTTCGCAGTAATTGATGAGGTCGACTCGATCTTAATCGATGAAGCGAGAACACCGCTGATTATTTCTGGGCAGGCACAAAAGTCTACTTCACTGTATATTCAAGCAAATGCTTTCGTCCGTACATTAAAAAAAGAAGAAGACTACACCTATGATGAAAAAACAAAAAGTGTTCAATTAACTGAAGAAGGTATGAATAAAGCTGAACGTGCTTTTGGAATTGAAAATCTTTTTGATATTTCACATGTAACCCTTAACCATCATATTAATCAGGCATTAAAGGCAAATGTGAGTATGCATTTAGATGTCGATTATGTTGTTCAAGATGGTGAGATTGTGATTGTCGATCAATTCACTGGTCGTATGATGAAAGGTCGACGCTTTAGTGATGGCTTGCATCAAGCAATCGAAGCGAAAGAAGCTGTTGAAATTCAAAATGAAAGTATGACAATGGCTACGATTACCTTCCAAAACTACTTCCGTATGTATGAAAAACTTGCAGGTATGACAGGTACAGCTAAAACAGAAGAAGAGGAATTCCGCAACATTTATAATATGAGAGTTATCGTCATTCCAACGAATAAGCCGATTGCTCGTGATGACAGACCCGATTTAATTTATGCAAGCATGGAAGGGAAATTCCGGGCAGTTGTCGAGGATATTCATGAACGACATAAAAAGGGCCAACCGATTCTTGTCGGTACGGTTGCTATTGAAACATCGGAATTGATTTCGAAGCTATTAACGAAAAAAGGGATCCGTCATAATGTATTAAATGCGAAGAACCATGAGCGTGAAGCAGAAATCATTGCAGAGGCAGGGCAAAAAGGCGCTGTAACGATTGCTACCAATATGGCTGGTCGTGGAACCGATATTAAGCTTGGTGAAGGCATAAAAGAGCTTGGTGGTCTTGCTGTAATTGGTACAGAGCGCCATGAATCCCGCCGGATTGATAATCAGTTGCGTGGACGTTCAGGTCGTCAAGGAGATCCAGGGGTTACCCAATTCTATCTTTCCATGGAAGATGAATTAATGCGACGCTTCGGATCTGATAATATGAAAAACATGATGCAGCGTTTAGGTATGGATGATTCACAACCGATTCAAAGTAAGATGGTTTCTAGAGCGGTTGAATCTGCCCAAAAACGTGTAGAAGGTAATAACTTTGACTCACGGAAACAGTTACTACAATATGATGATGTATTAAGACAGCAACGTGAGATTATTTATAATCAGCGGAATGAAGTCTTAAATTCTGAGGATTTACGTGAAATCGTTGAAAAAATGATCTTGTCGGTTATCGAACGTAATGTCCAATTGTATACACCAAGCAATGAAGATGAAGATAATTGGAATCTTCAAGGAATAATTGATTTCGTCAATGCGAATCTTTTACAAGAAGGTGATATAACCATTGAACAATTACGTCGTAAAGATCCTGAGGAAATGGTCGATCTCATTATGGAAAAGGTGAAAGCTCGTTATGATGAGAAGGAAGAGTCATTAACGCCTGAACAAATGCGTGAGTTTGAAAAGGTTATTCTGTTACGTGCAGTGGATTCAAAATGGATTGATCATATTGATGCAATGGATCATTTAAGACAAGGGATTCATTTACGTGCATATGGACAGGTTGACCCATTACGCGAATATCAAAGTGAAGGCTTTGCGATGTTTGAAAACATGGTTGCTGCGATTGAAGATGATACGGCTCGCTATGTAATGAAAGCGGAAATTCGCAATAACCTTCAACGTGAGGAAGTCGCTAAGGGGCAAGCTGTTAACCCGAAAGAAGACGGGGAAACGGTAAAGAAAAAGCCAATTAAGAAAACTGTTAATGTCGGGCGTAACGATCCTTGTCCATGTGGCAGCGGTAAGAAATATAAACAATGCCATGGGAAAAACGCGTAA
- a CDS encoding chromate transporter: MIYWKIFVANFMANFLGYGGGPASIPLLEHEVVDRYGWFTVHEFSEMVALGNALPGPIATKLAGFIGYQQGGIFGAFVGLFASVAPSILLLIILLGLLLRFKESPKVKNMTKLVRPAIAVLLGVMTIDFFSSSYEGIGIYHTVFLGGVSLLLLEKWKISPAYVICGALVYGAIFLGS; this comes from the coding sequence ATGATCTATTGGAAAATTTTTGTCGCAAATTTTATGGCTAACTTTTTAGGGTATGGTGGTGGACCTGCGTCGATTCCGCTTCTTGAGCATGAAGTTGTCGATCGCTATGGCTGGTTCACTGTTCATGAATTTAGTGAAATGGTTGCACTAGGTAATGCATTGCCGGGCCCTATTGCGACGAAGTTAGCTGGATTTATCGGCTATCAGCAAGGAGGAATTTTCGGAGCTTTCGTCGGATTATTCGCATCGGTTGCCCCATCCATTCTATTATTAATTATCCTTTTAGGCTTGTTACTGAGATTTAAGGAATCTCCTAAAGTAAAAAACATGACAAAGCTTGTGCGGCCTGCTATTGCTGTGTTATTAGGCGTCATGACCATCGACTTTTTTTCCAGTTCCTATGAAGGCATCGGGATTTATCATACGGTCTTCCTTGGAGGGGTCAGTCTGCTATTACTAGAAAAGTGGAAGATTAGTCCTGCCTATGTTATCTGTGGTGCCCTCGTGTATGGGGCAATCTTCCTAGGTTCCTGA
- the ftsE gene encoding cell division ATP-binding protein FtsE, which translates to MIEMQNVYKKYPNGIIAANNLNIQIKQGEFVYVVGPSGAGKSTFIKMMYREEKATEGSIVVSGVNLSKLKNSRIPYFRRQIGVVFQDFKLLPTLTVFENVAFALEVIEEQQSKIKKRVMDVLNLVGLKHKARMLPTELSGGEQQRVSIARSIINTPQVVIADEPTGNLDPETSWEIMNILQEINSRGTTVVMATHNREIVNTIRHRVIAIEGGRIVRDEQRGDYGYES; encoded by the coding sequence ATGATTGAAATGCAAAATGTATATAAAAAATATCCAAATGGGATTATTGCCGCTAATAATTTGAATATCCAAATTAAACAGGGAGAATTCGTCTATGTCGTTGGACCTAGTGGAGCAGGCAAGTCTACCTTTATAAAAATGATGTATCGTGAGGAAAAAGCGACAGAAGGAAGCATCGTTGTAAGCGGAGTTAATTTAAGTAAATTAAAAAATAGTCGTATACCTTATTTCCGTCGACAAATAGGTGTTGTATTCCAAGACTTTAAGCTTTTACCTACACTGACTGTTTTCGAAAATGTAGCGTTTGCACTTGAGGTAATTGAAGAGCAGCAAAGTAAAATAAAAAAACGAGTAATGGATGTTTTAAACTTAGTTGGCTTGAAACATAAAGCAAGAATGCTGCCAACAGAATTATCTGGAGGAGAGCAGCAGAGGGTGTCGATTGCACGTTCAATTATCAATACTCCTCAAGTGGTTATTGCAGATGAACCTACCGGAAACCTCGATCCTGAAACATCATGGGAAATCATGAACATACTACAAGAAATTAACTCGCGTGGGACAACTGTCGTAATGGCGACACATAATCGGGAAATCGTGAATACGATCAGACACCGAGTGATTGCCATTGAGGGCGGTCGCATTGTCCGCGATGAACAACGGGGGGATTACGGTTATGAAAGCTAG
- the ftsX gene encoding permease-like cell division protein FtsX — protein sequence MKARTAGRHLRESFKSLGRNGWMMFASASAVTITLLLVGVFFVIMMNMNKIASDIENDVEVRVHIDLTAKAQDQEALKQKIENLSQVESVKFSSKEEELQSLIKTMGKDMELFEQKNPLYDVFIVKTKKPTDTPSVANQIEKFDHVESAKYGEGKVEKLFNVLKISRNVGLVLVIGLLFTAMFLISNTIKITIFARRKEIEIMKLVGATNWFIRWPFLMEGLWLGVIGSILPILIITVGYYYLHSFLAPRLQSQLIQILDFSPFVFEVTGLLLLMGILIGIWGSTMSIRRFLKI from the coding sequence ATGAAAGCTAGAACGGCCGGGCGGCATCTTCGTGAGAGTTTTAAGAGCTTAGGACGTAATGGGTGGATGATGTTTGCATCAGCCAGTGCGGTGACTATAACACTTTTACTAGTAGGCGTATTCTTCGTCATTATGATGAATATGAATAAAATTGCTTCTGATATTGAAAATGATGTAGAAGTTCGAGTTCATATCGACTTAACGGCAAAAGCACAGGATCAAGAAGCCCTTAAACAAAAAATTGAAAATTTAAGCCAAGTAGAGTCTGTTAAATTTTCATCCAAAGAAGAGGAACTTCAAAGCTTAATTAAGACGATGGGGAAAGATATGGAGCTTTTTGAGCAAAAGAATCCTCTGTATGACGTATTTATCGTAAAAACGAAGAAACCTACAGATACGCCATCCGTGGCGAATCAAATAGAGAAATTTGATCATGTGGAATCAGCCAAATATGGCGAAGGGAAAGTTGAAAAACTATTTAATGTCTTAAAAATTAGTAGAAATGTTGGACTAGTTCTTGTAATTGGTTTACTATTTACAGCTATGTTCCTTATTTCAAATACGATTAAAATTACCATTTTTGCTAGACGAAAAGAAATTGAGATTATGAAATTAGTAGGGGCAACCAATTGGTTTATACGCTGGCCATTTTTAATGGAAGGTCTGTGGTTAGGTGTTATTGGTTCTATTCTGCCAATTCTCATTATTACTGTTGGCTATTACTACTTGCATAGTTTCTTAGCACCAAGGTTACAAAGTCAATTAATACAAATCCTGGATTTCAGTCCATTCGTATTTGAAGTTACTGGTTTACTCTTATTGATGGGGATTTTAATTGGTATTTGGGGAAGTACGATGTCCATTCGTCGTTTCTTAAAAATATAA
- a CDS encoding murein hydrolase activator EnvC family protein: MKRRSLLSITLASVLGIGSVLAYQSDAFASKLSDLQNQKKNVESKSSTIKSDINEKDEGIKEIQGKQNTLENELASLDIKIATTDEQIQEKQQQIKEAQQAIDKLKTEISVLKKRIEERNQLLDQRARAIQTNGGSSVNFLDVILGSDSFADLLDRMSAVTTLVNADKQIIEEQKKDQAELEKKQADVEKKLKTLEEMQAKLQSMKIEMNQQKARKNQIMKELGKQKKQLENDKLSLEEEQSILSAQKSAIEKAIKLEKDRIAEQERLEKQRQRQRQQQQSQHSYSGGGSSSDTPPVSSGSFMRPAQGYISSEFGNRSFDADGFHSGIDIAKGGTVPIVAAGDGVVTRSYFSSSYGNAIFITHSVNGQIYTTVYAHMSSRLVGDSTPVHKGQIIGYMGSTGQAYGQHLHFEFYVGPWTASHSNAVNPRNYISF, translated from the coding sequence TTGAAGAGACGTTCACTACTTTCAATTACTTTAGCATCTGTTCTTGGAATTGGCAGTGTACTCGCTTACCAATCGGATGCATTTGCTTCGAAACTATCAGACTTACAGAATCAAAAAAAGAATGTTGAATCGAAAAGCTCAACGATTAAATCTGATATTAATGAAAAAGATGAAGGCATTAAGGAAATACAAGGTAAGCAAAATACACTAGAAAATGAATTAGCCTCATTAGATATTAAAATTGCGACTACAGATGAGCAAATTCAAGAAAAACAACAACAAATTAAAGAAGCTCAACAAGCTATTGACAAATTAAAAACAGAAATCAGTGTCTTGAAAAAACGAATCGAAGAAAGAAATCAATTATTAGATCAACGTGCTCGTGCCATTCAGACAAATGGTGGAAGTTCCGTTAACTTTTTAGATGTGATTTTAGGATCAGACAGTTTTGCCGATTTATTAGATCGAATGTCTGCTGTTACGACATTAGTAAATGCGGATAAACAAATTATTGAAGAACAGAAAAAAGATCAGGCTGAATTAGAGAAGAAACAAGCAGATGTTGAGAAGAAGCTAAAAACCCTTGAAGAAATGCAAGCTAAATTACAATCAATGAAGATTGAAATGAATCAACAAAAAGCTCGTAAGAATCAAATTATGAAAGAGCTTGGCAAGCAAAAGAAGCAGCTTGAAAATGATAAACTCTCTTTAGAAGAAGAGCAATCGATTTTATCAGCGCAAAAATCTGCAATTGAAAAGGCGATAAAATTAGAAAAAGATCGAATCGCAGAACAAGAGAGACTTGAAAAACAAAGACAAAGACAAAGACAGCAGCAGCAGAGTCAGCACTCTTATTCTGGTGGAGGTAGTTCCTCAGATACACCACCGGTTTCATCTGGTTCATTTATGAGACCTGCACAAGGATATATTTCTTCGGAATTTGGTAATCGTTCCTTTGATGCAGATGGATTCCATTCTGGGATTGATATTGCTAAGGGAGGCACTGTTCCAATTGTCGCAGCAGGTGATGGAGTAGTTACAAGATCATACTTTTCTTCAAGCTACGGGAATGCTATCTTTATTACGCACTCAGTTAATGGACAAATTTACACAACGGTTTATGCACATATGAGTTCGCGTCTTGTTGGGGATTCAACTCCTGTTCATAAAGGACAAATCATCGGATACATGGGAAGTACTGGACAAGCCTATGGCCAACATTTACATTTTGAATTCTATGTCGGTCCATGGACAGCATCCCACTCAAATGCAGTTAACCCTAGAAACTATATCAGCTTCTAA
- the cls gene encoding cardiolipin synthase, translating into MTILTILLAFFFILNFILSGIVIFLERRNIGATWAWLLVLLFIPVAGFIIYLIFGQNLSRRRIFYWKDQEKIGIKEISQRQIDMLRNNKFPFHDERTVQYKELVYMLLVNDDAVMSHDNDVEIFIDGDDKFQSLFEDIRKAKDHIHLLYYIVRDDLLGQKLVELLTIKAKEGVTVRFVYDDMGSRRLPRKFFKSLIDAGGQVASFFPAKIPMLNLRVNFRNHRKLAIIDGNIGYIGGFNIGDEYLGLNKRFGYWRDTHLKITGKAVYAMQTRFILDWNQASSKEIRYEGRYFPDIPSIGYTDVQIVSSGPDSEWEQIKNGYIKMINSAKKYIFMQTPYFIPDDSLLNAIKIAILSGVDVRLMIPNKPDHMFVYWATYSYVGELLKTGAKVYIYDNGFIHAKMLVVDGKIATVGTANIDNRSFRLNFEVNAFLYSHHISKKLEKIYMDDMGKSKELTLEEYLLRPKWIRFKESISRLLSPIL; encoded by the coding sequence ATGACAATTCTTACGATTTTGTTAGCATTCTTCTTCATTTTAAATTTTATTTTATCAGGTATCGTTATATTTCTAGAACGGAGAAATATAGGGGCAACTTGGGCGTGGTTGTTAGTTTTACTTTTCATACCTGTTGCTGGATTTATTATATATTTAATTTTTGGACAAAATTTAAGCAGAAGAAGAATTTTTTATTGGAAAGATCAGGAGAAAATTGGGATAAAAGAAATATCTCAGCGCCAAATAGATATGCTCAGAAATAATAAATTTCCTTTCCATGATGAACGTACTGTTCAATATAAAGAACTTGTTTATATGCTTCTTGTTAATGATGATGCGGTTATGTCCCATGACAATGATGTAGAAATTTTTATTGATGGGGATGACAAATTTCAATCGCTTTTTGAGGATATAAGAAAGGCAAAGGATCATATCCATTTACTCTACTACATCGTTCGTGATGATTTATTAGGTCAGAAGCTCGTAGAACTGCTGACGATTAAGGCGAAAGAGGGGGTAACTGTTCGTTTCGTTTATGACGATATGGGCTCAAGAAGACTACCGCGTAAATTCTTTAAGTCACTAATCGATGCAGGGGGCCAAGTCGCTTCATTCTTCCCAGCTAAAATCCCGATGCTTAATTTGCGAGTAAATTTTCGCAATCATAGAAAGTTAGCCATTATTGATGGAAATATTGGTTATATCGGTGGTTTCAATATTGGTGACGAATATCTAGGTTTAAATAAGCGATTCGGATATTGGCGTGATACTCATTTGAAAATTACTGGAAAAGCTGTGTATGCTATGCAAACACGCTTTATTCTTGATTGGAATCAGGCTTCATCAAAAGAAATCAGGTATGAGGGAAGATATTTCCCTGACATTCCATCTATAGGTTACACCGATGTTCAAATTGTATCTAGTGGTCCTGATTCAGAATGGGAACAAATTAAAAATGGTTATATTAAAATGATCAATTCTGCCAAAAAGTATATTTTCATGCAAACACCTTACTTTATCCCCGACGATAGTTTATTAAATGCTATAAAAATTGCTATTCTATCTGGTGTCGATGTAAGGTTAATGATCCCTAATAAGCCGGATCATATGTTTGTGTATTGGGCAACCTATTCCTATGTAGGTGAGCTATTGAAAACTGGTGCAAAGGTTTATATTTATGATAATGGATTCATTCATGCGAAAATGTTAGTGGTCGATGGGAAAATTGCGACTGTCGGAACAGCAAATATTGATAATCGAAGTTTCCGATTAAATTTTGAGGTTAATGCATTTTTATATAGTCATCATATTTCAAAGAAACTCGAAAAAATATACATGGATGATATGGGAAAATCAAAGGAATTAACATTAGAAGAATATCTATTACGTCCGAAATGGATTCGTTTTAAGGAGTCCATTTCTAGATTATTATCTCCGATTTTATAA
- the cccB gene encoding cytochrome c551 gives MVKKLLGIVMIFTLAFGLAACGTDKDNNKDTTKNNDTTTNEKTTTDTANAGDAEKLFSQNCASCHGGNLEGGVGPNLTKVGSKYNKDEILDIIKNGKTGDQGTMPGGLLSGDDADAVAGWLASKK, from the coding sequence GTGGTCAAAAAACTACTAGGAATTGTTATGATTTTTACACTAGCATTCGGGTTGGCTGCTTGTGGTACTGACAAAGATAATAACAAAGACACAACAAAGAATAATGACACAACAACAAATGAAAAGACAACAACCGATACAGCGAATGCTGGAGATGCTGAAAAACTCTTTAGCCAAAACTGTGCAAGCTGTCATGGTGGAAACCTTGAAGGTGGAGTTGGTCCTAATTTAACAAAGGTTGGATCAAAATATAATAAAGATGAAATTCTTGATATCATTAAGAATGGTAAAACAGGTGATCAAGGTACAATGCCTGGAGGACTTCTTTCTGGTGATGATGCTGACGCAGTTGCCGGATGGTTAGCATCTAAAAAATAA
- a CDS encoding trans-sulfuration enzyme family protein, which yields MEKSFETAIVHNSLINTSNIHSKTTPIYQTSAFTFQSLEALEEFYQGNIPYLYSRTGNPNTDELGQAVARLEGAPDGVATSSGLSAILAGILAVASAGDHIVAADDIYGGTHHLLKHELKELGIETTFIPFKDASMIRKAIQSNTKLLYSETVTNPFLRIENVTELVRIAKEFQLCTMVDNTFATPYLLQPFIDGVDIVAHSATKYIGGHSDVTAGVIVGTETLMAKARQKVVNLGTNLSPFEAWLTSRGLKTLALRMERQATNAQLLAESLTNHSNVKRVYYPENLSTKGNGAIVTIELGEAVDIHQFFSSLGWVKLVPTLAGVETTVSYPFGTSHRSLTLEEQESIGINQWVIRISVGIEDSADIIKQFKRAIEAAL from the coding sequence ATGGAGAAATCATTTGAAACAGCAATTGTACATAATTCTTTAATAAATACCTCGAATATACATAGTAAAACAACACCAATATATCAGACCTCTGCATTTACGTTTCAATCATTGGAGGCATTAGAAGAGTTTTATCAAGGGAATATTCCATATCTCTACTCCCGGACTGGTAACCCAAATACAGATGAATTAGGACAAGCTGTTGCAAGATTAGAAGGTGCACCTGATGGTGTTGCTACATCCTCAGGACTCTCCGCTATTTTAGCAGGGATATTAGCTGTCGCCTCTGCTGGCGATCATATTGTTGCGGCAGATGATATATATGGCGGAACCCATCATTTATTAAAACACGAATTAAAGGAACTTGGAATTGAAACCACATTTATCCCTTTTAAAGATGCTTCAATGATTCGAAAGGCGATTCAATCGAATACAAAGCTTCTTTATTCCGAAACAGTAACCAACCCATTTTTACGGATAGAAAACGTGACTGAATTGGTTCGAATCGCAAAGGAATTTCAGCTTTGCACAATGGTAGATAATACATTCGCAACTCCATATTTATTGCAGCCGTTTATCGACGGAGTGGATATTGTGGCTCATAGCGCAACGAAATATATAGGTGGGCATAGTGATGTAACCGCTGGCGTAATTGTTGGAACAGAAACATTGATGGCAAAAGCAAGACAAAAGGTAGTTAATTTGGGTACAAATTTAAGTCCCTTTGAAGCATGGCTTACTAGTAGAGGGTTAAAAACACTTGCATTAAGAATGGAGCGCCAAGCAACTAATGCTCAATTGTTAGCAGAAAGCCTAACGAATCATTCCAATGTAAAAAGAGTTTACTATCCAGAAAATCTATCAACTAAGGGAAATGGTGCGATAGTTACCATTGAATTAGGAGAAGCTGTAGATATTCATCAGTTTTTTTCCTCTTTAGGTTGGGTAAAACTTGTTCCTACATTAGCAGGAGTGGAAACAACTGTATCCTATCCGTTTGGAACATCTCATCGCAGTCTTACTTTAGAGGAGCAAGAAAGCATAGGAATCAATCAGTGGGTTATTCGCATTTCGGTAGGAATAGAAGATTCAGCAGATATTATTAAGCAATTTAAGCGTGCGATAGAAGCCGCATTATAA
- a CDS encoding chromate transporter codes for MVYWDIFIAFFRAGMLGYGGGLSAIPLMHREVVENYKWMNDEDFSDILALANTLPGPINTKMSGYIGWRVAGFWGMMCAVIATVIPTVILMIILLTVLHAYNDKPWVQGMSRAVVPIAGVMLGALTWDFIKKSKNSMGWISTIIVLVISIIIMQILGLHPAILIVGLLVAALFSRQKQKDKQVKAS; via the coding sequence TTGGTATATTGGGATATATTTATTGCGTTTTTTCGAGCGGGAATGCTTGGATATGGCGGAGGTCTTTCGGCCATTCCATTGATGCATAGGGAAGTAGTTGAAAACTATAAATGGATGAACGACGAGGATTTTTCAGATATTCTTGCGCTTGCAAATACATTGCCTGGACCAATTAATACAAAAATGTCTGGATATATTGGCTGGAGAGTTGCTGGTTTTTGGGGAATGATGTGCGCAGTCATTGCTACAGTAATTCCAACCGTTATTTTGATGATCATTTTATTAACGGTCTTACATGCTTATAACGATAAGCCATGGGTTCAAGGAATGTCGCGAGCAGTCGTCCCAATAGCAGGTGTCATGCTGGGGGCATTAACATGGGATTTTATCAAAAAATCCAAAAACTCTATGGGATGGATATCTACAATAATCGTTCTTGTGATTAGTATCATTATCATGCAAATACTTGGCTTGCATCCTGCTATTTTAATTGTAGGACTGTTGGTAGCTGCTTTATTTTCTCGTCAGAAACAGAAAGATAAGCAGGTGAAGGCATCATGA